The segment GTTGGCCTGGCCGGGCTTCGGCGGCGCCTTCGCGGCGGAGACCGCGAGCTCGACGATCACGTCCGTCACGCCCGGCTGCGCCTTGAGGCACTTTTCGATCTCCTGCTTCAGCATCGTCGGCACCTTCGGGTCCGAGGTCGTGATCGCGACCGAGACCTTGGCCGTGCCGGCGTCGAACGCCGCCCCGCGCACCAGTCCGAACGACACGATGTCGCGGCTGAAGCCGGGATATTTCACTTGCTTGAGCGCTTCCTTGATCGAGTCGGAGTTCACGGGAAATGGTGACGATGAAATGGCTTGGAAAACAGAGGGAGTTGAAGTTGTTCCTAAAGGGTCGGGAGTAAAATCAAAACCCGTCCGCTCGCTCACCATTAAAGCCTGTCCCCTTCTCATGCAGAAAACTTTCGCTCTCCTCCTCGGTCTCGCGCTCGCCGCCCCGGTCTTCGCGCAGCCGATCAACATTGGTTCGATCGACGTCGCGGCCGACACCTCCGCCTTCGCCGTCTCGATCAGCTCCAACACCGCCGAGCTGCAGAACCTCGCGCTGCAGGCCTTCAATTCCCACGGCAAGTTCCGCCTCGTGCAGAGCGGCGGCGCCTTCGCGATCCGCTTCGACAGCGCCGGCGCCAATCAGGTCACCGTCACCGTCTCGCAGCGCGGCAGCGCGATCTTCACGCAGACCGTCGCGGGCTCCAGCACGCGCAACGCCCTCCTCAAGGCCGCCGATGCCGCCGTCACCAAGACCACGGGCCTGCCCGGCATCTTCGCGGGCAAACTCGCCTTCGTCACCGACCGCGGTGGCCAGCAAACGATCATGACGAGCGACCTCTTCTTCGGCGACGTCCTGAGCCATCCCGTGCAAGGCAAGAACATCATCGGACCGCGTTGGTCGCCCGACGGCAGCCGCATCATCTTCACGAGCTATCGCACCGGATTTCCTGACATCTACCTGCTGAATCTCCGCACTCGTTCGCTCGACACGCTCGTCAGTTTCAAGGGCACGAACAGCGGCGGCCGCTTCTCGCCCAACGGCGATCGCCTCGCCATGGTGCTCTCCGGCGAAGGCAATCCCGAGATCTACGTCGGCAACGCGCAGGGTCGCCAGATCAAGCGCCTCACCAACAACCAATCCGTCGAAGCCTCACCCGCGTGGTCGCCCGACGGCGGTCGCCTCGTGTTCACCTCGGACGCCGCGGGCGGCCCGCAGCTTTTCGTGATGAGCGCCGCCGGCGGCCAGATGACGCGCCTCGCGACCAATATCTCGCGTTATTGCGCCGAGCCCGATTGGAGCCGCGCCGACCCGAACAAGATCGTTTTCACCGCCGGCATCGGCAAAGGCTACCAGATCGCCTTGTTCGACTACGCCGCGCGCACCGCGAAGCAGGTCTCCAAGGCGCCCTACGACGCCGTCGAGCCCGTCTGGTGCGCCGACGGCCGCCACGTCGTGTGCACGTTCCGCACTGCGACGAATCGCGCGCTGTTCCTCCTCGACACCGAAACCGGCAAAGCCACGCGCCTCAGCCCGAGCGCCGCCGGCAACGCCTGGGGCGCCGCCTACCTCGCGCCGTGATTCCATGAGAGGCCGAGGCGTCCCTCCGCAAGCGAATCGCGCGGCAGCGCGGGCAGGGCGCGCGCTCCGAGCGCGCCGTTTGGCCGCTCGCCCCCAGTCACGCCTGTGAGATTCCTCTTCATCGGCGACATCGTTGGCCGCCCGGGACGCGACGTCGTCGCCGCGCTCGTGCCCAAGCTGCGCGCCGAGCGGGGACTCGATTTCGTCATCGCCAACGCGGAGAACTGCGCCGCCGGCGCCGGCATCAACGGCCCGCTCGCGAAGGGCCTGCTCGAAGCCGGTTGCGACGCGCTCACGCTCGGCGATCACGTCTGGGACCAGAAAGGGTGGGAGAGCGAGATCGCCGGCTTCGATCGCGTCTGCCGTCCCGCGAACCTGCCCGCCGCGTGCCCCGGACGCACGCATCTCGTCCTCGAGAAAAACGGCTTTCGCCTGCTCGTCTTCACCGTGCTCGGCCGGAATTTCATGGGCCCGAAAGTCGATTGCCCGTTCGACACCGCGGAGAAGTTGCTCACGGAAAATGCCGGCAAGTGCGACGGTGCGCTGGTCGAAATCCACGCCGAAGCCACGTCCGAAAAGCAGGCGATGGGCTGGTTTCTCGATGGTCGCGCGACCGCCGTGCTCGGCACGCACACCCACGTCGCGACGTCGGACTGCTCGCTGCTGAAAAACCAGACCGCGTTCCAGTGCGATGTCGGCATGACCGGTCCGCACGACTCCGTGCTCGGCCGCGACACCGCCGCCGTCATTGCGCGCTTCCGCGACGGCATGCCGCGGCGCTTCGACGTCGCGAGCGGCGACGTGCGCCTCTCCGGCACGATCGTCGAGTTCAACGCCGCCGGCCGCGCCGAGAAGATCGAGTGGCTCACCCTTCCCGCATGAAGTTTCATCAACCCGCCGCGGACACCTACATCCCGGACGGCGCTCCCGTCGCCGCCGCGCTCGCGCGCACGACGCACCTGTGCCTCGCCGCGCACCAGGATGACATC is part of the Opitutia bacterium genome and harbors:
- a CDS encoding PD40 domain-containing protein, with translation MQKTFALLLGLALAAPVFAQPINIGSIDVAADTSAFAVSISSNTAELQNLALQAFNSHGKFRLVQSGGAFAIRFDSAGANQVTVTVSQRGSAIFTQTVAGSSTRNALLKAADAAVTKTTGLPGIFAGKLAFVTDRGGQQTIMTSDLFFGDVLSHPVQGKNIIGPRWSPDGSRIIFTSYRTGFPDIYLLNLRTRSLDTLVSFKGTNSGGRFSPNGDRLAMVLSGEGNPEIYVGNAQGRQIKRLTNNQSVEASPAWSPDGGRLVFTSDAAGGPQLFVMSAAGGQMTRLATNISRYCAEPDWSRADPNKIVFTAGIGKGYQIALFDYAARTAKQVSKAPYDAVEPVWCADGRHVVCTFRTATNRALFLLDTETGKATRLSPSAAGNAWGAAYLAP
- a CDS encoding YmdB family metallophosphoesterase; the protein is MRFLFIGDIVGRPGRDVVAALVPKLRAERGLDFVIANAENCAAGAGINGPLAKGLLEAGCDALTLGDHVWDQKGWESEIAGFDRVCRPANLPAACPGRTHLVLEKNGFRLLVFTVLGRNFMGPKVDCPFDTAEKLLTENAGKCDGALVEIHAEATSEKQAMGWFLDGRATAVLGTHTHVATSDCSLLKNQTAFQCDVGMTGPHDSVLGRDTAAVIARFRDGMPRRFDVASGDVRLSGTIVEFNAAGRAEKIEWLTLPA